ttgaataacgagagagagagagagagagagagagagagagagagagagagagagagagagagagagagagagagagaaagttgatttgatttatataattttttggttTTATGCCAAATAtcggggcaactaaggccattcaacgctgaaacggaaattgacagtaaaaggtttgaaaggcgtaacaagaggataacctcgcagttgaactacgaaacaattgttaggagagggaggacagtaagatggaagaaagagaatatgaacggaggtacagtaaaaggaatgaaagtagttgcagctagaggccgaagggactctgcaaagaaccttatgtaatgcctacattgtagcgaatgaggtgcacagacggcactaccccccttcgggcagagagagagagagagagagagagagagagagagagagagagagagagagagagttgatgctGAGCACTCTAAGATTTTTCCATTGCACTGTCATAGAAAGAGTGAATACTCCGGATCTTACGAATAACTGGTTATTGAGGCTTgttacattttcatcttcttaATCTACCCAATttccgtttgagagagagagagaagatttataTGTAAACATTTTGTGTAGTTAGCAAGCATAAGCCTCCattatgaattttaaaacaatgcAAATGAAAACTTATCCAATGTATTCATCCATAATTACATTTCGCATGTCTTGCTGGAATtaacttatatgtttttttttctgaaagatttTCGCGAACttgttaataacaataataaaaaaactccttGGCACAAAGTACCCAATTACAAGAGCAGATCTTATTTGCCGATATTTTCATGCGGAGTTTCATTTCAAGACCTTGATATTTTCAGTAATTTAATTCATTCGATTTCATACAGTTTAAAtcgatgtgtatgtatatgtatatatatatatacatatatataatatatatatatatatataatatatatatatatatatatatatatatatatatatatatatatatcgagctacgattgtcctttaatatctaattcgctctacctcggtggtgtagtaggtaaaagcttcactgacgttcctggatttgatgggctccatgggttcgcgccccggtccaggcaagtctattatcgagaaaaaattccccttcggttaagcatatatgaaaatatattaattccgaggtagagcgaattagatattaaaggacattgtagctcgatatatgtatatgaatcacggaaatgtgatatgacttatatatatatatatatatatatatatatatatatatatatatatatatatatatatccctcttacTTTCCTGTATCCCTAATTCTTTTGCATCCTAACCAATCCCGCATGAATTCAAATAAATCAGAGCGTGTAATATGCAAAATTATTGCAATGTACCAATGCATATTATCATTTCGGCATTCATAATCAGGAgagctttatttttccttctcaaTGGCCAGTGTCGTGATATAAATCCACAATTGATAACTGCATTGCATGTCTAGAGGTCTTAATCCCATTTTATGGCATGCgtaccccattctctctctctctctctctctctctctctctctctctctctctctcggcttctcTCTTCGTCCCCTCCCCCACCAatcccaaccctctctctctctctctctctctctggatatggACGTATTACAATTTCAATTCTTATAGtctttagtattatattatatactttttgaGTCCGTATCTGTTTTAAATTCTTCTGACGCAACTGTGCACGATATATTCAATCGATTTCACTACTAAAAACAACGTCTACcacctcgcctctctctctctctctctctctctctctcctttctctcttctctcgtctctctctcttctctctctctcatctctctccttctctctctctctctgccaccataaataggcttatatttttACCTGACATCTATATCAAGACATcgcatataattatgtatttttcaatttataaCTATTCTgtacaatcatatatatgtaaaatagatTATTAGATTCTTAAAGCTATTGATGTATATATTAAACTCACTTAGCACTTGACACACATTTTCTTGGAGTTGCTTTTTTTAATCAAGCACTTTTATCAACTTGAATTTTCTTCCGTTTTTCTTACCTCCTATCATATTTCTTCCGTTTAGTGTCAAGTGTACTCCTATAGCTTTTTTCTTAAGTAAAACTTTACCATGtgccccttttccttttttgttatgtCCTGTTTTCTCCGGACCAGGGCTAGAAAAGAGCAGAAAGGATGAAGGTCCCTTGGACCTTTACTCATAACATTAATCTTGATGTCAGTACCAACAATTCACTCATTCTTGCAGAAATCCTCAATCATTTTGTCAGTTGTTGATGCATCCCATACTTAACGTGGAAAGGTATCAAGATATCATTATATATGGGGTCAGGCTGCATTAAGACACGTTTATCAAGGATAGTGGAAGCGAGGTTTACATAGTGGTTCCTTAGCAGCAGTCATAGTCGATGCCCATCGGCAACTAACCGCGAATATCAGCTTTCCAGCCCGGGTCTCCGTCTGACTCTGGAATTCCATCGGTTTTGTGTAGAGTATACGCTTTATTGCCACTAAATGGACACATTAGACGAAACTGCAATAGATATCAGTATTACTAATTTATTTGTATTCTGTATCAGTTTCCCCATCGTGGTTTCCAAGGTTGAAAATATCGCTGCAATAAATACGAGATAAGCAAGCAACCGTCTGTGTTCTTCACAAATCAGAACACCTTACATTGTGCTACTGAGTGACTACTCTATTGCAGTTTTGAAGCCTATTCTTGGAATTTCGTTCCTACTCTCATTTCGTAAGATGCTCATAATCAAGGTACACCCTCTCTTATCTAAAGTAATTTCCATCAGACCTGGACAAGATTTAATCACTTGGCGGCCTGTTGTATggttttatatgcatatacatatacacacgcaaatgatttatatatatttatatgtatgttgtCAGTTTGTGATCCTTTTTCGTCAAATATTAttgttaaattaaatttttttatataatttgttaaacctagtttttttcaagtttcacttgtcgtttgacCTCTCTCGAgtataacaactgtttgcttgttattaacgtTCGTGTTTGACTTTAAGGAGGTTGTGCGAGTGGTtcctcccctgtggataagggggggCAACTTCTTGGCTTCTgggaggagaacaggcagtcgttctctggaccttgtcacatttggaatattttgaccttgcttcgtgcactaagagtactgccgtctcttgcttcttggtggttgcagcctctattggtgatttgcccttatctgcaggacccgaggattttttaatatctgCTATCTTCAAATTGgaagatctctccagataacatatctggacgtccttgggaTTCACcacaccacctctggttcagttatgaAGCCAGGGGGGTCTCGCTATCCAATAGTAAGTTTTTTGATACCTTTTTATTGATCACGGTTGTGATTCTGTCGTGGCTGCTCGACTGGGTCCGAGTTTgataaccacctgtggtaccacccctccagacgtggaggattccgTATTCTTCAAggagaataataattattattaataaggaaGCTTAATAGTGACAAGTTTGGTTAGTCTGTAAacgtcaggatattctttcttttcgatttcaggatattctttcttttcgatttcctcctcctttctggggccccttattttggtttgagtgtgttggttacactatcttaattttgtatacgtgttttgaattattattaagtgtggcagtagttcatttatttcctgtactcaaagaggttcaggtgtattttctgtctggttatttatgtattaaatttatggtttttcgttgcgtgtttactcctcccttgaattcatccttgcagtTTGAAAATTtagtttgtggtatgattccaccttattgtggacttcatatcagtggtatatggatacttaaagagaaaattaaatagagtattttggtgacggtaaaacgagccgttacaaattggcgaccgtTGTAGACAGGATAATATGATCCTGTGTATACATTTGTGAGtgcaagtttgattcttgggGGAGGGTAGGTTTTTCGGAAGGATTCATATTTACACCTCGATTTTTGGTTGTGTTGTTATTGTAAGGTTTAACTATTGTAAAGTGTCATAATGCCTACATTGGACGTGAATGAGCTCCtgagtggagaggggtggcaGAAAGGTTGGCTGAATTGAATAAGCCAGAGTTAGCGGAGGTAGCgaattatattgaaaattgagtttgtggtatgattccaccttattgtggacttcatatcagtggtatatggatacctaaagagaaaattgaatagagtattttggtgacggtaaaacgagccgttacaatgtatgtatttatgtatgtatgtatgtacttatgtctgtatatatgtatgtgggcgTCTCATTTTGGAATCACAAGCCCGTAATTCACTAAAGCGTTAGATCTCTTCACCTCTTCAACTGTAATAAGTTTTTATAtcgattaaaaagaaatataaacaccAATAATCACATTTCAGTGATCCACTTGTTAATTCGTTCTCTGGCTAACAAGCAGGCTGATCAAACGCTTGAGTGCTCGGCAATTTGTTCACTGTCCCTTGGTGGATCGGCGCCCTCATTATATTCGGTatggttacaaaaataaatttcagctACAGCTGCAGATATTTATTGCCCCGGTTGAAACACATTTCTTATATGTAGGAACAATCGTCAGTAAGATGTGAATCTTTACTGTTATGTACTTTAAAAGTATTTTATGTTGCTATTCAAAGCCATATTTACTGAATGTAGAAATGAAATTTAATACAGTTTAtatttaatacatttatatatatatatatatatattatatatatatatatatatatatatgttatattatatatatatatctctaataaaaggagcccataaaaaaggcCAAGATAAggttcttttattagatggaattctgttgtaacaacattttccccaatcatatatgtatatatatatatatatatgtatatatattatgtatatatgtataatattatatatatatatatacacatatgcatatacatacatatatatgtatgtaaccgatatgtatatatatatatatatatatatatatatatatatatatatatatatatgtatatatatatataaaatatatatatatatacagagagagagagagagagagagagagagagagagagagagaacaactacTAGCTCCCTCCTCCAATGGCTTCTCAACTCTAACAGACGATGAGCATTTCTGCGTACCTGGTCTTGGAAACGCAGGTGAACTCATCACAGGAATACTATTATATTAAGTCTACAACAGTGTGATACGTTATGTGACTATAACCAAGTATGAAACGAAAGGTCTACTAAGATAACGCGAAATAAAGCGAAGCAAGTAACGCGACCTGACATGACGCATAATCTCCAAAGCGAAAATATTGTCCCGTCAAAAGTGACGTCACGGCAAAAGGGGCACGTGTGTTGGGGTTCGTCAGGGTAACAGGTGAAGTTCCAGCTTCAGTTGTATCCGTGCCCTCGCTCCGGACAGACGGAAATCTTCCGGAGGGTCGTCTTCGCCTGACCCTGGCTGTCTATAAAAAGGGAAGTTCGTTTCGTGTCCAGTACTCTCGGGCAATAATATTCAAAGGCTATTTCTCACTTGAGTTTGATTTCAGTGAGAAAAGACAGACGCGGTTGCTTCATAGccgagaagaagaataaaaaaaaaaaaaagtgccgtgCCGCCGAACGTTATTGGTAATATATCCCAAATTTGGAAACATATTTACCCTCGCCAAAGAAGGGAATAGGAGGGGCCTTAGCAAGACGTCGCCAATCGAGCCCTTTAATCTTTGTTCGCGTGACTTAAAGTGACTTGAATAGGTTCTAAATAGTTATCTTTATTGgcagtataaacattttttttatttcgtattttaGTAGAATGGACTTGTGAGTTATAGCACCATCGGAAGTCGACTTTGCTAATACGAACTGTGGGCCAACCTCTGAAAAATCACTGTCGGCAATGATTGACAACTGCCTGCAAAAGGCGGAGGGCAACCAAGACATTTCCATCAGAAAGATGCAGCCCATCGACTCcggcaacaacaaaaacagcagaACAGAGGAGAAGTATGGACTTCGACCTCGAACCATCATCAAGAGACTTCAGCAAGAAAGGACTCGCCAGCAGGTGCCCCCAAAAGCGGTCAGGTCGAAGTCCCGGCCAGCCCCGTTGTCGAAGTACCGAAGGAAAACGGCTAACGCTCGAGAGCGCCACCGAATGAAGGAGATCAACAACGCCTTCGACTCCCTGAGAAAAGTTCTCCCGGATGCCGTCGAAATAGAGACAACGCAGTCCACGATGACGAAGATCATGACCCTGCGACTGGCCGTCAACTACATTCAGACGCTGTCGGATGTGCTGAAGGCCGAGGAAGAGGGAGTCGACTTGTGTTCCATTCAGAGTTCTCTCCAGTGTTCGATAGAAGACTCCCTACAGAACTGTCTGGACCAGTCATTCCAATATACATTTCACCAGTCGCTGCAGAAAACGACGCAAATGGGCAGCAGCGACATGTCGGTGTACGGCCACAGTCATCCCCATTACTCGCCTCATCTCCTACCTCAAACCCAGCAGATGATGATGGACTACACTTCCTTCTCGTCGACGCTGTCCGCCTCCAGTTCGCCCTCCACGAATCGAGGGTCACTCAGCAGTGCATCGGATCTCGAAGAACTGTTATCCGATGACTCGGTTCTCCTTGAGGACAACATCGATGTGTTTCACGACATCCCAACCTTATGTGCCACTGATGCATTAGAGCTTCTTCTTGGGACAGACAAGGAGGGCATATCCTTCCCGCACGAGCTTTGCagctaaaataaaattctttaaggTTTATGTTACTGTGGTGTAAATGTGTGTGTTGATATGAGAATTCTTTTCTCTCAGTCTCCTTCATCACCATGCTGAAATAATGGTGCTTCATTGGAACGTTGTTTGTAAGACGCGTCTAGTGCCTAGCAAAAGAATCGTCAAGAATTTTGAAGGTTTTTGTACGAGCGCGTCTGTTCCTAGTCAATCATTTAActgtgttttattttatcatttcatatttctACCATACATTTTGGCATTTACAATCTTTGACTGGTTCTTAGATGATAAAATGAACAGAGCATTATCAGTAGTTTCTGCTAGTGTTAAGGTGAAATAGAATAAGCAAGGTTATGAGGTTGGATGATACAAAAATTTAGTTTTCACTAAATATTGTATAGCACAATTTTGTATAGCACTGATTTGTTGATTGATCAAATCCTTCGACATTTTGTCGATTCTAGTCTAATTCTGAATGTGCcataatattacattttattactgattttGCGATGAGTTCTTTTCAAGAACACTATGTGGTCTTTTCTCattctaatatatgtaaatatttcacgaGCTGatgttttgcactttttttactgcttatgtttttaataaacaaattttgttacattctgattttcattttccaattcttgctattttatgtatattaattaaaCTTCTGTcatcagagaaaaaaaagaggtacaAATCTAGTTATAAAGGAGATTCAGTAATTAGTCTTCTAAATATGAAGACATTCAAAGAAATATGTTGACAAAAATGACATTTGTTCATTCTTGTCCACAAGAGTTATTTTTTGGGGGCCATCCATTTGGCAATTAAACCCATACATTTCTTAATGTATAATTCCCTGATGATTCTGCTATTAGAGAGAGCAGTTActttcttaaggatatttcaaatTTTCCAGTTGAACTGTACTTACAGTTTGAGAGAACTAATAATTTTAAGAGGGATTAAGTATCTAACAAGAATGAAAATGGTATTATGAATCTAACAAGAATGAAATTGGGTATTATGAATCAAATGTTTCATATGAATTTTCAGTTATGTGACAAGTATGCTCCGTCACCAATATATAATTACGTTATAGCTGACGTTAAATATACTCGTATTGTCACATAACGTATACTGGTCTTAAGATCTATTACGCTGCACTACTTTCCTAGTCTTCATAACACCAGTGATCATACGCAGGAGTAAATCATGGGAATGTCATGAATATGCCTTGCACAAAATACGAGGAAAACGTGACTGCCAGAAGAAATTCAAGCCCAGAATACTTAAAACAcattcctattaaaaaaaaagaaaaaaacagaatgttACAACAATCAGTTCATAAGTAAAGAGTTACAGCAACGTGGGTGTGCTGGaattttagatatatgtatgtaaagcATACATTTCTCATAATTAACTATACGTGCAAAAATGAAGCACTGGAAGGTTGGGCACACCCAAACAAAACCTGTGAGGGTCAGATGGTATTGCCCTTGCCTTTCATTTGAGACCTGGGTTAATACGTTGTGAGCCATTCATACACTTCacacatttcacacacacacacacacacacacacacacacacacacacacacatatatatatatatatatatcatattatatatatatatatatatcatatatatatatatatatgtatccagaCATAAcagaatgaaaatggtttatctcagaaaattcccaacaatttcgtcctccaatggacctcttcttggagcgtttattaacgAAAGAGATAAGGTTTACAATGGATGTAGCCAAGAAAGGgctaaaattttaaacataaagtTATCAAAATCTGTTTAAAATTTTAGGCCTTTTCTTGGCTACATCCACTGTAAACCTTATCCCTTTcgttaataaacgctccaagaagaggtccattggaggacgaaactgttgggcattttctgagataaactatttacattttcatatgtggaatacaactgaattaccatatcttagTGCCTAAGAAAatttaccagtactatatatatcacacacacacacacacacacacatacatacacacacacacacacacacacacacatatatatatatatatgtatatatatatgtgtatatatatataatatatatatatatatgtatatatatatatatatatatatatatatatatatatatatatatatatataatcctgcgTGTTAATCGTTCATGTACTAAATTAAGGATAGCACGTACTGTAGAAAACCTCCAGGGCAATAATTGctccacatatataaaatatcaccAATAATGCATCTTTACACTTCAAATACTGCAATACTTACATCTACCTTGTTTACTGGATATTTATACGTTTTTGTTCTAAACAATTATTCCATTTGATCTAGTCAACACTTCTCACTCTTAAATATTTCAGATTTGTGTCAAAGTTGCATCACCCAATCGTCCTCAGCTTTTCCCAGTGGCCAAACCACCTCAACAGAATTTATTTCCACCCTCCTAGCTATGACATATAATTCTTGTCACTGCcggtttatttaaatttcttatcaTTTCAGTACTTCTTACTGCAGAGGTGTTGCGCAAATTTTTCAATACCTATAgtttgaagcatttttttttactaattattcAACATCTAcaaatcaatttatatatatatatatatatatatatatatatatatatatatatatatatatatatatgtttgtgtattaatatatacttaatatgtGGAGGTTAACTAATTAGTGACAAACAATTTCCTATAAACTATTGgtgttgaaaaatttatatataagtatataatatctatatatatatataatataatattatatatatatatatatatacagttcatcATTAGACGACTGTGTAGTAGCTAAGGAAGGAGAATGGCCTATGGTTATTTAACCTCACTACAAGGCCTTTCCTGAAAGACGGACGAATTACCACAATACGGACATCGGATATACCTTACAATAAACTTTTTAAGGAGCTAATGAGACGTACATTTTAGATATCAAGCTTTGTTAATTCTAATGAAAGGGATTAACCAATTCGTTTAATAGCTCTCTTAAAATTTTCTGTATTCCGGAATGACAACAACTTTAAACCAATCATCATTCTCACCAATGTGCGCACccaaaatgggaaataaaaaacaattaaaacatttttgcaaacaaaacaaaaaaaacactctGCCATAAAGCGACTTTACAGTCCTCTAAACA
This window of the Macrobrachium nipponense isolate FS-2020 chromosome 5, ASM1510439v2, whole genome shotgun sequence genome carries:
- the LOC135215968 gene encoding helix-loop-helix protein ngn-1-like, which encodes MIDNCLQKAEGNQDISIRKMQPIDSGNNKNSRTEEKYGLRPRTIIKRLQQERTRQQVPPKAVRSKSRPAPLSKYRRKTANARERHRMKEINNAFDSLRKVLPDAVEIETTQSTMTKIMTLRLAVNYIQTLSDVLKAEEEGVDLCSIQSSLQCSIEDSLQNCLDQSFQYTFHQSLQKTTQMGSSDMSVYGHSHPHYSPHLLPQTQQMMMDYTSFSSTLSASSSPSTNRGSLSSASDLEELLSDDSVLLEDNIDVFHDIPTLCATDALELLLGTDKEGISFPHELCS